From one Gossypium hirsutum isolate 1008001.06 chromosome D08, Gossypium_hirsutum_v2.1, whole genome shotgun sequence genomic stretch:
- the LOC121219891 gene encoding uncharacterized protein: MPSGGWASLRRSSSGAPPLTRRPAKRDEGLLKPGSRRAMRSGFDWRRRRTLHPIFKPDSHDGERTSVDGATERFRCQRMSDAWLAGDRRASAVAKGRARRLSGAPGQ, translated from the exons ATGCCTTCCGGCGGTTGGGCTTCCCTCCGCCGTTCATCGTCCGGCGCACCACCACTAACCCGACGGCCGGCGAAGCGTGATGAAGGGCTTTTAAAACCCGGTTCTAGGAGGGCTATGAGGTCGGGCTTCGACTGGAGGAGACGAAGAACCTTGCACCCCATTTTTAAACCCGATTCCCATGACGGCGAGAGGACATCCGTCGACGGAGCTACAGAGCGATTCAG GTGTCAGAGGATGTCAGACGCATGGTTGGCTGGTGATAGGCGAGCGTCGGCGGTGGCCAAGGGACGTGCGAGGAGGCTGAGCGGCGCACCTGGGCAGTAG
- the LOC107929337 gene encoding 14 kDa proline-rich protein DC2.15 yields MASKRSASVALFFALNILFFSLVSANCSCPSPKPKPNPTPSPTPAAEGKCPINTLKLGVCAEVLGLVNVTVGSPPVQPCCTLIKGLADLEAAVCLCTAIKGNILGINLNIPVSLSLLLNVCSKKVPSGFQCP; encoded by the coding sequence ATGGCTTCAAAAAGATCGGCATCGGTTGCCCTCTTTTTTGCACTCAACATTCTCTTCTTTTCACTTGTCAGTGCTAATTGTTCTTGCCCTTCCCCCAAGCCAAAACCAAACCCCACTCCCTCCCCAACTCCTGCTGCGGAAGGAAAGTGCCCCATAAATACCCTTAAACTAGGTGTATGTGCTGAGGTGCTTGGTTTAGTCAATGTAACTGTTGGGTCACCCCCAGTTCAACCTTGCTGCACCCTTATCAAAGGCCTTGCTGATCTTGAAGCTGCTGTTTGCCTTTGCACAGCGATCAAAGGCAACATTTTGGGTATCAATCTTAATATCCCAGTTTCCCTCAGCTTGCTTCTAAATGTCTGCTCAAAAAAAGTTCCATCCGGCTTCCAATGTCCCTGA